A window of the Myxocyprinus asiaticus isolate MX2 ecotype Aquarium Trade chromosome 11, UBuf_Myxa_2, whole genome shotgun sequence genome harbors these coding sequences:
- the maip1 gene encoding m-AAA protease-interacting protein 1, mitochondrial gives MALLLLRRCSCHRPFTVLIRCFTSKPLLLNQSRRLAPVASVVCDVRSYSSERGRHKQNQKVLVVGIPNPFIWFRTRIYFFLIRSYFDKEFSIEEFTEGAKQAFSHVSGLLSQCQFEALGGLVAKDLIGKLEDKCAHLPVSHQRALSAEPDEIMYTTTGDVGIYYDDSGRKFVSILMRFWYMTSARLPDDTVEGARIFQVALGGNGERPETKRLLTANYEFQREFTQGVTPDWIITRIEHAKLLD, from the exons ATGGCGCTGCTCTTACTGAGGCGCTGCAGCTGTCACAGGCCCTTCACGGTTCTGATCCGGTGCTTCACATCAAAGCCACTTTTACTGAATCAGTCCAGACGACTCGCTCCCGTGGCGTCTGTTGTGTGTGATGTGAGGTCGTACAGCTCTGAGCGCGGCAGACACAAACAGAATCAAAAGGTTTTGGTCGTTGGCATCCCGAACCCCTTCATCTGGTTCCGAACCCGCATCTACTTCTTTCTCATCCGATCTTATTTCGACAAAGAGTTTAGCATCGAGGAGTTCACGGAAGGAGCCAAACAG GCTTTTTCACATGTGTCAGGATTGCTGTCTCAGTGTCAGTTTGAGGCTCTGGGGGGTTTAGTCGCTAAAGAT CTAATAGGGAAACTTGAGGACAAATGCGCTCATTTGCCTGTGAGCCACCAGAGGGCGCTGTCTGCCGAGCCTGATGAGATCATGTACACAACTACAGGAGACGTTGGCATTTACTATGATGATAGCG GGAGGAAATTTGTAAGTATTTTGATGCGTTTCTGGTACATGACAAGTGCGAGGCTTCCTGATGACACTGTGGAGGGAGCACGAATCTTCCAGGTTGCTTTAGGTGGAAatggagagagaccagagaccaAGAGACTGCTCACAGCCAATTATGA ATTCCAAAGGGAATTTACACAAGGTGTGACTCCAGATTGGATCATCACAAGAATAGAGCACGCAAAGCTTCTTGATTAA